In Chryseobacterium camelliae, one DNA window encodes the following:
- a CDS encoding SusC/RagA family TonB-linked outer membrane protein, whose amino-acid sequence MYHKINAFTFKKLIPVAIIFLMAGQVSAEHIRPVHVSLSQVKEPISGTVTDQDGSAVAGATITVVETGTTATTDDSGNFTIQAVAGQTLSVSYNGYETQNIKVTGSPVAVSLKSKKGATSIEEVTLVGYGTQKKSDLTGAISQLKAENFKEGMNISVDNLMQGKVAGVRIVQTSGEPGAGVNVSIRGIGSIRSGSTPLFVVDGVPLSNDPVSASGPNVGLGNTQAKNPLNFLNTSDIESITVLKDASAAAIYGARGSNGVVLVTTKRGKRGEPMFTYDTYLGFSSVIKKLDLLTADEYRNAGINKLYDHGGNTDWQDEIYRNAVSSNHAVSFSKATETGNYFASLSHMDQDGIVLNSSFKRTTARLNAEESFFDNKRLKVKLNLTASDIKETGIPNGANAGSDGQVIIHALMANPTRSVYDDTGNYTNFNMNAHYNPLYLLSVYNDKTSTFRVLGNTEATLRILPGLNYKFNLGIDKTMSERNTTMFPNLTDRTPKGAYVQANLDSYNVLLEHYLTYDFSLNKHNFSVLGGFSYQKFKNSGTYFGVRNIADQGSPITPDINPGSSGDPFIPAPGFAQENELQSYFGRVNYNFNKKYLMTASLRADGSTRFGDNNKYGYFPSVAVGWTVSNENFLQDLPWINELKIRGSWGQTGNQEVPNKITKASYSLAQSAGYYMYDNLNLINGILINRTPYPDLKWETVEQSNIGTDFSLWKNRLYGSVEYYYKTTKDAILYIPAPALSSTAMMWRNADGQIVNKGFEVTLGSEIIRNQNFTWNLDVNGATVNNVVKGLPVSAIYSGEVSGPGFSGVTANIYANGYEAGSFYMYNYQGIDANGKYIYEDLNGDGKIDPSDRKVFQGAIPNFTFGINSYMKYKKFDFAFSFIGQTGGYLVNNTALDLNINNLASDRNVLKNFYDSGASFTNQPQLSSLYLEKSDFIRLNNLRLGYTFDMNQLKFLKSLNLYVSAQNVFTITNYTGYDPLVDTSKAVGGNQSLGIDYTTYPSAKTFILGATVKF is encoded by the coding sequence ATGTACCACAAAATTAACGCATTTACATTTAAAAAGCTTATTCCGGTAGCCATTATTTTCCTGATGGCCGGCCAGGTTTCCGCAGAACACATCCGTCCTGTGCATGTTTCGCTTTCACAGGTGAAGGAGCCTATTTCGGGGACGGTAACGGATCAGGACGGATCAGCTGTAGCAGGAGCTACCATAACCGTGGTGGAAACCGGAACTACAGCGACGACCGATGATTCCGGAAATTTTACCATACAGGCAGTTGCAGGGCAGACCTTATCGGTTTCCTATAACGGATATGAGACACAGAATATAAAAGTAACGGGATCTCCTGTTGCCGTCAGCCTTAAATCAAAAAAAGGAGCAACTTCCATTGAAGAAGTAACCCTGGTGGGATACGGGACACAGAAAAAATCTGATCTTACCGGAGCAATCAGCCAGCTGAAGGCGGAGAATTTCAAGGAAGGGATGAATATTTCCGTAGATAACCTGATGCAGGGGAAAGTGGCCGGTGTGCGGATCGTTCAGACGAGCGGAGAGCCGGGAGCAGGAGTGAATGTTTCTATTCGTGGGATCGGATCCATTAGAAGCGGAAGCACACCCTTATTCGTTGTAGACGGAGTACCTTTGAGTAATGATCCGGTGAGTGCATCCGGCCCGAATGTCGGACTGGGGAATACCCAGGCTAAAAACCCGCTGAACTTTCTAAATACTTCTGATATAGAATCCATCACAGTACTTAAAGATGCTTCTGCTGCTGCCATTTACGGAGCCAGGGGATCTAACGGGGTTGTTTTGGTTACCACAAAAAGAGGGAAAAGGGGAGAACCGATGTTCACCTATGATACTTATTTAGGTTTTTCTTCGGTCATCAAAAAGCTGGATCTTCTTACTGCGGATGAGTACAGGAATGCAGGTATCAACAAATTATATGACCACGGTGGAAATACCGACTGGCAGGATGAGATTTACAGAAATGCCGTATCGTCCAATCATGCCGTTTCCTTTTCGAAAGCAACTGAAACCGGAAATTATTTCGCCTCGCTTTCCCATATGGACCAGGACGGGATCGTCCTGAATAGCAGCTTTAAAAGAACGACAGCGCGCCTTAATGCTGAAGAATCTTTCTTCGATAATAAAAGGCTGAAGGTAAAGCTGAACCTTACCGCCAGCGACATCAAGGAAACCGGGATTCCTAATGGTGCCAATGCCGGATCAGACGGACAGGTGATTATTCATGCCTTAATGGCTAACCCAACCCGTTCCGTTTACGATGATACCGGAAATTACACAAATTTCAATATGAATGCTCACTATAATCCTTTGTACCTGCTAAGCGTTTATAATGATAAAACCAGCACTTTCAGGGTGCTGGGTAATACTGAAGCAACACTGAGGATTTTACCGGGACTGAATTATAAATTCAATCTGGGAATTGATAAAACGATGTCTGAAAGGAATACCACCATGTTCCCCAATCTTACCGACCGGACACCCAAAGGAGCTTACGTACAGGCGAACCTGGATTCCTATAATGTGCTTCTCGAACATTATCTGACCTATGATTTCAGTCTGAATAAGCATAATTTCAGCGTATTGGGAGGATTTTCCTATCAGAAATTCAAAAATTCAGGAACATATTTCGGCGTAAGGAATATTGCTGACCAGGGATCACCCATTACCCCAGATATCAATCCGGGCTCTTCCGGGGATCCATTTATTCCTGCACCGGGATTCGCTCAGGAAAATGAGCTGCAATCCTATTTCGGAAGGGTCAATTACAACTTCAATAAAAAATATTTGATGACCGCTTCTTTAAGGGCGGACGGTTCCACCAGGTTTGGAGATAACAACAAATACGGATATTTCCCTTCCGTAGCCGTAGGATGGACCGTTTCCAATGAGAATTTCCTGCAGGATTTACCCTGGATCAATGAACTGAAAATCAGGGGAAGCTGGGGACAGACCGGTAATCAGGAGGTGCCGAATAAAATTACCAAGGCAAGTTATTCCCTGGCACAGTCCGCAGGATATTATATGTATGACAACCTGAATCTGATCAACGGGATCCTGATCAACAGGACTCCCTATCCGGACCTGAAATGGGAAACCGTAGAACAATCCAATATAGGTACTGATTTCAGTTTATGGAAGAACAGGCTGTATGGTTCAGTGGAATATTATTATAAGACAACCAAAGATGCCATTCTGTATATTCCTGCACCGGCGTTGAGTTCTACCGCCATGATGTGGAGGAATGCTGACGGACAGATCGTCAATAAAGGATTTGAAGTCACTTTAGGCTCGGAAATTATCAGAAATCAAAATTTTACCTGGAATTTAGATGTAAACGGAGCCACCGTGAATAATGTGGTGAAAGGCCTTCCGGTTTCAGCCATTTACTCCGGAGAGGTTTCGGGGCCAGGATTCTCAGGGGTTACCGCTAATATTTATGCCAACGGATATGAAGCCGGCTCTTTCTATATGTACAATTACCAGGGGATTGATGCCAACGGGAAATACATCTATGAGGACCTGAACGGCGACGGGAAAATTGATCCTAGTGACAGGAAGGTCTTTCAGGGAGCCATTCCAAATTTTACATTCGGGATTAATTCCTATATGAAATACAAAAAGTTTGACTTTGCATTCTCCTTCATCGGCCAGACCGGCGGTTACCTCGTGAACAATACGGCACTCGATCTGAATATCAATAACCTGGCTTCAGACAGGAACGTATTGAAAAACTTCTACGATTCCGGCGCGAGTTTTACCAATCAGCCACAACTGTCTTCTTTGTACCTGGAAAAATCTGACTTTATCCGTCTTAATAATCTAAGGCTGGGCTATACTTTTGACATGAACCAGCTTAAATTCCTGAAGAGCCTTAACCTGTACGTCAGTGCACAGAATGTGTTCACCATTACCAACTACACCGGTTATGATCCGCTTGTCGATACAAGCAAGGCTGTGGGCGGAAACCAGTCACTGGGAATTGATTACACTACCTATCCGTCTGCAAAAACCTTTATTCTGGGAGCTACCGTTAAATTTTAA
- a CDS encoding RagB/SusD family nutrient uptake outer membrane protein — protein MKISFLNLNTIILSAAALALVGCTNLDEKLLDEVPSTENADPEASLAAAYGQLGDGTFVDHGGVFALQEYSTDEAILPTRGSDWGDGGKWRAMHEFTWDANSDVVKNTWNQLNFGITKSLFAIGSINKSNINNKALFLAEAKGLLAYYTYTTIDLFGQAPYRNPDNLNAPIEIRKAETTIDALITEVEGIIPNLADLKTQNTHAGRFTKQAAYALLADMYLNRAVIKNKTAGTFNFTEQAVNGSGTDMDKVIQYSNMLINNPLFSLESNYFHNFDINNDNSKEMIFSIVQKKNSNRNADNDLAYMSMERIQKPSPDNRGTNASCITPEFYYSWNGNFDDPRFHRYYQYDDGTWFRNNGTDVSVPSTSKVGGTGKPWFHFNRGLQVGQQYGPKIVNGNFDMTADGRIKVYKLFTEKNTTLAADFTPELNFDNPSEAVFTQAQINRGVRNFKFEFDPGYGNNGTSGMDVPLYRLGGIYMMRAEAFFRSGNVAAALADVNKLRTSRTREALFNNAPGSAIASLDANTLFKESGYELYWEMYRRKAMIRFGKFDLAGTAKPASQPYRRIFPIPQATLDASKEFSQNPGY, from the coding sequence ATGAAAATCAGTTTTTTAAATCTCAATACCATCATCTTATCCGCAGCAGCCTTAGCTTTAGTGGGATGCACCAACCTGGATGAAAAACTATTGGACGAAGTCCCTTCCACCGAAAATGCAGATCCTGAGGCCTCCCTTGCCGCAGCATACGGGCAGCTGGGTGACGGTACTTTTGTGGATCACGGAGGTGTTTTTGCCCTGCAGGAGTATTCTACCGATGAAGCCATATTACCCACCCGCGGAAGCGACTGGGGAGACGGAGGAAAATGGAGGGCGATGCACGAGTTTACCTGGGACGCCAACAGCGATGTGGTGAAAAATACCTGGAACCAGCTGAATTTCGGGATTACCAAATCCCTGTTTGCGATAGGAAGCATCAACAAAAGCAACATTAATAATAAAGCATTGTTCCTGGCAGAAGCCAAAGGACTACTGGCATACTATACCTACACGACCATCGACCTGTTCGGGCAGGCGCCGTACAGGAACCCGGATAACCTCAATGCACCCATCGAAATCAGGAAAGCGGAAACTACGATTGATGCTTTGATCACTGAAGTAGAAGGCATTATCCCGAATCTGGCAGACCTCAAAACCCAGAATACCCATGCCGGCAGGTTTACCAAACAGGCTGCTTATGCGCTGCTGGCAGATATGTACCTGAACAGAGCCGTGATCAAAAACAAAACGGCCGGAACCTTCAACTTTACCGAGCAGGCTGTTAACGGAAGCGGAACGGATATGGACAAGGTAATCCAGTATTCCAATATGCTGATCAATAATCCTCTTTTCAGCCTGGAATCCAATTATTTCCACAACTTTGATATCAATAACGATAACAGCAAGGAAATGATCTTCAGTATCGTACAGAAAAAGAATTCCAACAGAAATGCGGATAATGATTTGGCGTATATGTCGATGGAGAGGATCCAGAAGCCATCACCGGACAACAGGGGTACCAATGCTTCGTGCATCACTCCTGAATTCTATTATTCCTGGAATGGAAATTTCGATGATCCCCGTTTTCACCGGTACTATCAGTATGATGACGGAACCTGGTTCAGAAATAACGGAACGGATGTAAGTGTACCCTCTACCAGCAAAGTGGGAGGGACAGGTAAACCATGGTTCCATTTCAACAGAGGACTCCAGGTAGGACAGCAGTATGGCCCTAAAATCGTAAACGGAAACTTTGACATGACTGCTGACGGAAGGATTAAAGTGTATAAATTATTCACGGAAAAAAATACTACACTCGCCGCAGACTTTACGCCTGAACTGAATTTTGACAATCCCTCGGAAGCAGTATTCACGCAGGCCCAGATCAATCGTGGCGTGAGAAATTTCAAGTTTGAATTCGATCCCGGGTATGGCAATAACGGAACCAGCGGGATGGACGTTCCCCTGTACAGGCTCGGCGGAATCTATATGATGAGGGCTGAAGCTTTCTTCAGAAGCGGAAATGTAGCGGCAGCGTTGGCAGATGTCAATAAGCTGAGGACCAGCAGGACCCGTGAAGCATTGTTCAACAACGCACCTGGCTCAGCCATTGCTTCTCTTGATGCGAATACGCTTTTTAAAGAATCGGGGTACGAGCTTTATTGGGAAATGTACCGCAGAAAGGCGATGATCAGGTTTGGGAAATTTGATCTTGCAGGAACAGCAAAACCTGCTTCACAGCCTTACAGGAGGATTTTCCCGATTCCACAGGCAACACTGGACGCGTCGAAAGAATTCTCACAAAATCCCGGATACTAG
- a CDS encoding BCCT family transporter, protein MVTTLKKGIIFPSLIFILGISFISVFFPQVTEQLLNSIKQFIFVNLNWIYIWSVTIFVIFLVYLTFSDYGKIKLGRNDSKPEYSFFSWMSMLFAAGMGIGLMYFGVAEPMQHYSSEAFASGHYINRAKNAQLYTFFHWGIHAWAIYAVVGLSLAYFTYRYRLPLSLRSCFYPLLKNKINGNWGNAIDVFALCSTFFGITTTLGFGVVQINSGLQILHVIPENSFTYQVIIVAVLVSLSVLSAVSGVDKGIKILSNVNIISVICLLLFVLFLGPTVYVIASFTEGLGNYINSFFSLTFNTHIYEKDTLPWFYDWTILYWAWWISWSPYVGLFIAKISKGRTIREFIMAVLVLPTVFNFIWMSVFGNSAIWFDLTTAKGALSQLASNPDMLMFRFLDYLPLTTLISFVVIGIIIIFFVTSADSGIFVMNSIATENAPKSPKWQMVFWGILLAALALLLLNAGGLKALQTMTLITALPFALIMIVFIVSLMKALVIDRNYYEKDFSASSIPWTGVIWKQRLKQIVSFKDLPAVEHFIHHTVKSAFTELKDEFMNNGIEAKLNTWDDPAAVEIEIRHDVVNNFVYGVKSHSKTISESVIKDDNLPDIDESKTYYPKAYFGDAREGYDVQYFTKDELISDVLKHYERFLEIISDEGNEMFISINAGKR, encoded by the coding sequence ATGGTAACAACATTAAAAAAAGGCATTATCTTTCCAAGTCTTATTTTTATTCTGGGGATTTCATTCATATCCGTTTTTTTTCCTCAGGTAACTGAGCAGCTGCTGAACAGCATTAAACAATTCATATTTGTCAACCTGAACTGGATTTACATCTGGTCCGTAACAATATTTGTTATTTTCCTGGTCTACCTCACCTTCAGTGATTATGGAAAAATAAAACTCGGCAGGAATGACAGCAAGCCCGAATACTCTTTCTTTTCATGGATGTCCATGCTGTTTGCTGCAGGAATGGGCATCGGGCTGATGTATTTCGGGGTTGCGGAACCCATGCAGCATTATTCTTCCGAAGCTTTTGCCTCAGGACATTATATCAATCGCGCCAAGAATGCCCAGCTGTATACCTTTTTCCATTGGGGCATCCATGCATGGGCTATCTACGCTGTTGTAGGACTGTCGCTGGCGTACTTTACCTACCGTTACCGTCTTCCGTTGTCACTCCGAAGCTGTTTTTATCCTCTGCTGAAAAATAAGATCAACGGAAACTGGGGCAATGCTATCGATGTGTTTGCCTTATGCAGTACTTTTTTCGGGATTACCACCACGCTGGGTTTCGGCGTCGTTCAGATCAATTCCGGTTTGCAGATCCTGCATGTGATTCCCGAAAACAGCTTCACTTATCAGGTCATTATTGTTGCCGTCCTGGTCTCGCTTTCTGTCCTCTCAGCCGTAAGCGGGGTAGATAAAGGCATTAAAATCCTGAGCAATGTTAATATCATCAGTGTGATATGCCTTCTGCTTTTTGTCTTGTTTCTGGGGCCTACCGTGTATGTTATTGCAAGCTTTACGGAAGGACTGGGCAACTATATCAACAGTTTTTTCAGCCTTACGTTCAATACGCATATCTATGAAAAGGATACTCTGCCCTGGTTTTATGACTGGACGATCTTATATTGGGCATGGTGGATCTCCTGGTCGCCCTATGTAGGGCTGTTTATTGCCAAGATCTCAAAGGGGAGGACTATCCGTGAGTTTATCATGGCTGTCCTGGTATTGCCCACGGTATTTAATTTTATATGGATGTCGGTTTTCGGGAACAGTGCCATTTGGTTTGATCTTACCACAGCTAAGGGGGCACTCAGCCAACTGGCTTCCAATCCGGACATGCTGATGTTCAGGTTCCTGGATTATTTACCACTCACGACGTTGATCAGTTTCGTCGTAATTGGGATCATCATCATATTTTTCGTGACATCCGCAGACTCAGGAATTTTTGTCATGAACAGCATTGCCACTGAAAATGCGCCGAAATCCCCGAAATGGCAGATGGTATTCTGGGGTATATTGCTGGCTGCACTGGCGCTCCTCCTGCTGAATGCCGGAGGACTGAAAGCCCTTCAGACCATGACACTGATCACAGCTCTGCCTTTTGCCCTTATCATGATTGTATTTATTGTCAGCCTGATGAAAGCGCTGGTAATCGACCGGAATTATTATGAAAAGGATTTTTCCGCTTCCTCCATTCCCTGGACGGGGGTCATCTGGAAACAGAGGCTCAAGCAGATTGTTTCCTTTAAGGACCTGCCTGCCGTGGAACATTTTATACATCATACTGTAAAGTCCGCATTTACGGAACTCAAAGACGAATTCATGAATAACGGGATTGAAGCGAAGCTCAATACCTGGGATGATCCGGCAGCTGTTGAGATCGAAATCCGGCATGATGTGGTCAACAACTTTGTGTACGGAGTCAAGAGTCACTCAAAAACCATATCCGAGTCTGTAATAAAGGATGATAACCTTCCCGATATTGATGAAAGTAAAACCTATTATCCCAAAGCCTATTTCGGGGATGCCCGTGAAGGGTACGATGTTCAGTACTTCACCAAAGATGAGCTGATTTCGGATGTCCTGAAGCATTATGAAAGGTTCCTGGAAATCATTTCAGATGAAGGCAATGAAATGTTCATCAGCATCAATGCTGGAAAAAGATAA
- the msrA gene encoding peptide-methionine (S)-S-oxide reductase MsrA has translation MDNNNLEQITFGGGCFWCVESCFNMLKGVVSAVSGYSGGHTDNPTYKEVCTGETGHAEVVQITYDPSVISYEQLMDVFFFLHDPTQLNRQGNDIGTQYRSVIYYKDDAEKAKAEAAVKASQESGRWQGTYVTEVTKFDKFWPAEQYHQGYYHENPDQPYCSAVVGPKIQKFRKHFGELGMLNA, from the coding sequence ATGGATAACAATAATTTAGAACAGATTACCTTTGGTGGAGGCTGTTTCTGGTGTGTGGAAAGCTGTTTTAATATGCTGAAGGGAGTGGTTTCCGCCGTATCGGGGTATTCCGGAGGGCATACAGATAATCCTACCTACAAAGAGGTCTGCACCGGGGAGACCGGGCATGCGGAAGTCGTGCAGATCACTTATGATCCGTCGGTCATCTCATATGAACAGCTGATGGATGTTTTCTTTTTTCTTCATGACCCAACCCAGCTCAACCGTCAGGGAAATGATATTGGCACCCAGTACCGTTCTGTCATCTACTATAAAGATGATGCGGAAAAGGCCAAAGCGGAGGCAGCGGTCAAAGCTTCACAGGAATCCGGCAGATGGCAGGGAACCTATGTAACGGAAGTAACGAAATTCGACAAGTTCTGGCCGGCTGAGCAGTACCATCAGGGATATTACCACGAGAACCCTGACCAGCCGTATTGCAGCGCAGTAGTAGGGCCTAAAATACAAAAGTTCAGGAAGCATTTCGGGGAACTGGGAATGCTAAATGCATAA
- a CDS encoding ROK family protein translates to MSLIDLSKNVALGIDIGGTNTKFGVVNHRGEVLEKGSLRTDAYPTVEGFIDALHEQVYPFIERYGKEKNFDGIGVGAPNGNYYKGTIELAPNLPWKGIVPFAELMTNKFGLPCTVTNDANAAALGEMLFGAARGMKDFIMITLGTGVGSGIVASGSLIYGHDGFAGELGHTIVKPGGRKHWSTGSEGSLEAYASATGISITAKKMRAEFAESMLNQYPEEEINSKTVHECALKGDPIAIEVFRYTGQKLGEALANFVMFSSPEAILLFGGVIKAGEFILKPAKLHMERNLLPIFRNKVKLVFSELDEADAAILGASALVWEKK, encoded by the coding sequence ATGTCATTAATAGATTTATCAAAAAATGTTGCCTTAGGAATTGATATTGGCGGCACCAACACTAAATTCGGTGTGGTAAACCACAGAGGAGAGGTTCTTGAAAAAGGCAGCCTTCGTACGGATGCTTACCCTACTGTTGAAGGATTCATTGACGCATTGCATGAACAGGTCTACCCTTTCATCGAGCGTTACGGAAAAGAAAAAAACTTTGACGGGATAGGAGTAGGTGCTCCTAACGGAAACTATTATAAAGGGACCATTGAACTGGCCCCAAACCTGCCCTGGAAAGGTATTGTACCTTTCGCTGAGCTCATGACGAATAAATTCGGCCTTCCGTGTACCGTGACCAATGATGCCAATGCTGCTGCATTAGGCGAAATGCTCTTCGGGGCGGCCAGAGGCATGAAGGACTTTATCATGATTACCCTGGGAACAGGGGTAGGAAGCGGAATTGTAGCCAGCGGAAGCCTGATCTACGGACATGACGGATTTGCCGGAGAACTGGGACATACCATTGTAAAACCGGGAGGAAGAAAGCACTGGAGCACAGGCTCTGAAGGGAGCCTGGAAGCCTATGCCTCGGCAACCGGAATTTCAATTACGGCTAAAAAAATGAGGGCTGAATTTGCTGAATCCATGCTGAACCAATACCCTGAAGAGGAAATCAACTCCAAGACCGTCCATGAATGTGCCCTGAAAGGAGATCCCATCGCCATCGAGGTATTCCGGTATACCGGACAGAAATTAGGTGAAGCCCTAGCCAACTTTGTGATGTTTTCTTCCCCGGAAGCGATCCTGCTTTTCGGAGGCGTGATCAAAGCGGGTGAATTTATCCTGAAACCTGCCAAGCTGCATATGGAAAGAAACCTGCTCCCGATTTTCAGGAACAAGGTAAAACTGGTTTTCAGCGAGCTGGATGAAGCCGATGCGGCGATCCTCGGTGCCAGTGCCTTAGTGTGGGAGAAAAAATAG